The DNA sequence TGTCGGTGCCTCTGCGTACGATATCGTCCTTCTTGACCTCATGATCCCCGAGATAGACGGGCTCGAACTCCTGAAAAGAATGCGGGCAACAGGCATAGATACGCCGGTCCTCATCATCACGGCAAAAAGCTCAAAAGAGGATGTTGTGAAGGGTCTTGATACCGGCAGCGATGATTATCTGACAAAACCCTTTTCATTTGATGAACTCCTGGCGCGTATAAGGGCCCTCCTACGGAGAAGCCGGAAGGCAGAACAGCTTCTCCTTGAATACAGGGATATTGCGTTGAACCCTTATACAAGAAAGCTGAATATAGGCTCAAAAGAGGCTGAATTGACGGAAAAGGAATTTCTGATCATGGAGTATCTCTTAAAAAACAGTGAAAAACCGTTAACGAGAAAAGAGATCGCAGAATACGTATGGCAGAATCAGGATGACTCATCAAACATCGTAGATGTTTATGTGAATTTCTTAC is a window from the Syntrophorhabdaceae bacterium genome containing:
- a CDS encoding response regulator transcription factor, producing VGASAYDIVLLDLMIPEIDGLELLKRMRATGIDTPVLIITAKSSKEDVVKGLDTGSDDYLTKPFSFDELLARIRALLRRSRKAEQLLLEYRDIALNPYTRKLNIGSKEAELTEKEFLIMEYLLKNSEKPLTRKEIAEYVWQNQDDSSNIVDVYVNFLRKKIESISEKKYIHTVRGIGYTFKEDNEKN